The nucleotide window tgaGAGGAGAAGgcaagcaagggaagggagggaaaggagggaggaaagagtggtaaagggagggaaggaaaagtgagaagggagagaaggaaaggcaaggatagATTCGCCTCGAGGAATGTGTGTTTGCATAATCTCCCTCGAAGTGAGAttggatggcggtggtggtggtggtggtggtagtgatggtgattgttTCTGCTGGAGTTTACTGgggatggtgatgtggtggtggtggtggtgtgttgttgttgatggtggtagtactggtggtgatggtaatggtggtggtagtattagtagtggttgtggtggtagtggtgatggtgttggtggtgtgttgttgttgatggtggtagtggtggtgatggtattggtagtggtggtggtggtggtgatggtggtggtgaacagTAGCGTGGAGGCATCGTGTTAACTCCTCTTCACCAGCCTTGCTAAAAACTATTTCCATTCCAGTAGACAGCGGCGCCCAACACCTCTTTAAATATCCCTTGACCAGAAGTGTTCTCGTTGTGAGGTCAGTGATTTCGCAGGAAGACCGGTTCATTTCGCGCCTCTATGAAGGGTCTGTTACGCCTCTCAGACCACGGCACTATTAGAGGAACTGTAGCAACGCACTCCaagtttcctttcatttctcctcttccttccttccttcctttctctcattcattttttcttttcttattcttttcttttttactttttctttctttcttcattccttcctttctctcattctctttttttctcttcttatttttttctttttgactttttttctttcttccttccttcattccctccttccgtctttccttccttctttctctcctttcttccctccactgtatctgccttccttccttccttccatccatgccgccttccaaccttccttccttccttccttcacccatcacaaccaccacaccaacaACCTCACTTAACCAACCCTTACCAGCATGGCGACCGCTTTCAGTCCGAACTTCACTCAGAGAAGCTCATTGCCGCCAACTCCTAAATTCAACCtcagtggaaaagaaagaatgaaaaacggAAACGAAGGatatggatgaagaggagggagggaaaacactCTTGGCAGGAGGAAAAAGGACACAGTGGGAGGGAAAATGGCTTCACGAGGATaatgagaggaataaaaggaagagaatgaaaggaataagaggaagagaatgaaaggaagaaacgaaggatagagatgaagaggaggaaggaaaaacactCTTGGCAGGAGGAAAAAGGACACAGTGGAGGGAAAATGGCTTCACGAGGATaatgagaggaataaaaggaagagaatgaaaggaataagaggaagagaatgaaaggaagaaacgaaggatagagatgaagaggaggaaggaaaaacactCTTGGCAGGAGGAAAAAGGACACAGTGGGAGGGAAAATGGCTTcacgaggaggatgagaggaataaggggaagagaatgaaaggaataagaggaagagaatgaaaggaagaaacgaaggatagagatgaagaggggggagggaaaacacTCTTGGCAGGAGGAAAAAGGACACAGTGGGAGGGAAAATGGCGTcacgaggaggatgagaggaataagaggaagagaatgaaaggaataaggggaagagaatgaaaggaagaaacgaaggatagagatgaagaggagggagggaaaacagtCGTGCTGGAGGAAAAAGGACACAGTGGAGGGAAAATGGCGTCAAGAGGATAATGAGagatataagaggaagagaatgaagaggaggaacggTAAACACTCGTggcaggaggaaaaacgaagataataaaaagaggaagataagaggaagataaCGAGGCCCCAAATTAGTCAGGTTTTACGGCTTGGCGCTGAGTCAGGGAGAAGGAGGCGGCGAGGCATAAATCACTAAGAAGGGCTGCCAAAAAGCCTTCGATAATGTGTGGGCCAGAAATTGCCGAATAAACGAAGCCAGAGTAGCATAATCCAGCACTCTCAGAATTTCCTGTGCGCGGGTGAGTGCGTACGAGATCATGAACtgtatttttcatattattaGTTATTGGTAGAGATAAATTGTTAAGTAGCATATTCCTACACTCCTACCATTCCCTGTATGTGAGTGTTTGCGTGCGAGCTCACGgattaactgaaaaaaaaagactcacacagcaggacaagaaaaaaaaagcaaggtaaAATGCAGGCCGTAGCGATAAAATTACTGACCCAGAAATAGAGTACGAGAAGACAaagcttaaaaaaataaaataaaataaaaaatctttTGCTGTTGAGTTcggagaggaaaatgagtgaggTGCGTTGCGTGGCAGGGCGAGGCGATGATGAAGGGTGGGGACGGGGGCACAAGGATGATGAAGGGTGGGGACGGGGACACAAGGATGATGAAGGGTGGGGACGGGGGCACAATGATGATGAAGGGTGGGGACGGGGTCACAAGGTTGATGAAGGGGGGGTACGGGGGCTCACGGATGAGGAAGGGTGGGGACGGGGACAcaaggatggggaagggtggggactGGGGCACAAGGATGGGAAGGGTGGGGACAGGGGCACAAGGATGATGAAGGGTGGGGACAGGGGCACAAGGATGATGAGGGTGGGGACAGGGCACAAGGATGATGAAGGGTGGGGACGGGGCACAAGGATGATGAGGGGTGGGGACGGGGCACGAGGATGATGAAGGGTGGGGACAGGGCAAAGGATGATGAAGGGTGGGGACGGGGGCACAAGGATGATGAAGGGTGGGGACGGGGGCACAAGGATGATGAAGGGTGGGGACGGGGCACAAGGATGATGAAGGGTGGGGACAGGGCACAAGGATGAAGGGTGGGGACGGGGGCACAAGGATGAAGGTGGGGACGGGGGCAcaaggatggggaagggtggggacggGGGCACAAGGATGATGAAGGGTGGGGACGGGGCACAAGGATGATGAAGGGTGGGGGGGGCACAAGGATGGGAAGGGTGGGGACAGGGgcacaaggaagggaaggtggggacAGGGGCAcaaggatggggaagggtggggacagGGGCACAAGGATGATGAAGGCTGGGGACAGGGGCAcaaggatggggaagggtggggacggggccaaggatggggaagggtggggacggGGCAAAAGGATGATGACGGGTGGGGACGGGGGCACAAGTATGGTGATGGGTGGGGACGGGGGCACAAGGATGATGAAGGGTGGGGACGGGGCACAAGGATGGGGAAGGTGGGGACGGGGCACAAGGATGATGAGGGGTGGGGACAGGGCACAAGGATGATGAAGGGTGGGGACAGGGGCACAAGGATGATGAAGGGTGGGGACAGGGGCAcaaggatggggaagggtggggacagGGCACAAGGATGATGAGGGTGGGGACGGGGCACAAGGATGATGAAGGGTGGGGACAGGGCACAAGGATGATGAAGGGTGGGGACGGGGCAAGGATGATGAAGGGTGGGGACGGGGCACAAGGATGATGAAGGTGGGGACAGGGGCACAAGGATGATGAAGGTGGGGACGGGGCACAAGGATGATGAGGTGGGGACGGGGGCAcaaggatggggaagggtggggacggggcacaaggatggggaagggtggggacggGGCACAAGGATGATGAAGGGTGGGGACGGGGCACAAGGATGATGAAGGGTGGGGACAGGGCAAGGATGATGAAGGGTGGGGACAGGGCACAAGGATGATGAAGGGTGGGGACAGGGGCACAAGGATGATGAAGGGTGGGGACGGGGGCACAAGGATGATGAGGGGTGGGGACGGGGGCACAAGGATGAAGGGTGGGGACGGGGGCACAAGGATGATGAAGGGTGGGGACGGGGGCACAAGTATGATGAAGGGTGGGGACGGGGGCACAAGGATTATGAAGGGTGGGGACAGGGGCACAAGGATGATGAAGGGTGGGGACAGGGCACAAGGATGATGAAGGGTGGGGACaaggatgatgaagaggggaCGGGGCACAAGGATGATGAAGAGGGTGGGGACGTAcaaggatggggaagggtggggacagGGGCACAAGGATGATGAAGGTGGGGACAGGGGCACAAGGATGATGAGGGTGGGGACGGGGCACAAGGATGATGAGGGGTGGGGACAGGGGCACAAGGATGATGAGGGGTGGGGACAGGGCACAAGGATGATGAGGTGGGGACAGGGCACAAGGATGATGAGGGTGGGGACAGGGGCACAAGGATGATGAAGGGTGGGGACGGGGCACAAGGATGATGAAGGTGGGGACAGGGGGCACAAGGATGATGAAGGTGGGGACAGGGCACAAGGATGATGAAGGGTGGGGACGGGGACACAAGGATGATGAAGGGTGGGGACGGGGGCACAATGATGATGAAGGGTGGGGACGGTGGCACAAGGATGATGAAGGGTGGGGACGGGGGCACAAGGATGATGAAGGGTGGGGACGGGGGCACAAGGATGATGAAGGGTGGGGACGGGGGCACAAGGATGATGAAGGGTGGGGACGGGGGCACAAGGATGATGAAGGGTGGGGACGGGGGCAcaaggatggggaagggtggggactCGGGCACAAGGATGCGGAAGGTTGGGGACGGGGGCACAAGGATgatgaggggtggggaagggggcaCAAGGATGATGAAGGGTGGGGACGGGGGCACAAGGATGATGAAGGGTGGGGACGGGGGCACAAGGATGGGGTAGTGGTTACTGTCTTTTTCATACTGGCCGTGATGAGCCGTGTAGCAACGCCGAAATTGTGTCACAGTTCTTAAAGCGAGGACACAGTGGCAGTGAATCATGGGAGGCAACCTATCGAGAGTCATAAATGTCATAGTTATCACACGACCAGCGGAATGGGATGGCTCCTGCGTCAGAAAACTCGCGAACAGTAGTGGAAAAGATTGATGGGACGGCAGGAATAGGCTCCGCCCCGCCTTTGTCATCAAAACACTGCCGGAAGAGCGGAAAGAATcgaaggaaaagagtaagatggggtgaaggaagggaaggaaggaagagacgaaacgAAAGAAAGCTtgaagtgagagaagggaaggaaaggaatgaaagaaaagaaggaataagggaagataacaggaagggaaggaatgaaagaaggaaggcagacatGTATTGGCATAAGAAAAAGGCGTTCCAGTCACACGTAATAGAGACCAAAGACGTTCCTTCATAAATCAGTAATGCGTTCCTTTAATCTGCGGTGAGGAAAGGTACGACTGTTGATAAGGGGATCCTGTAACCACCCCGAGGCACCCTGAAGCAActaagtaaggagggagggaaggaaggaagttgaaggaaatgCTGAAAGGTatggaggaaataggagaagcaAGGAGTGTGGAAgtagatgagaaagggaagagggaggagggaggacaggtggtGAAGggcgtagggagggaggaagtgaaggagggggtGAAAGTGGGGGATTGTAAACAGATTGTGgcgaatgaagggagaaaaggatagtggaggagaaggaagatgaagcaagaaggaagatgaagagatacaagctggaaggagagatggaaagaggataaaggaggaaggaggaaaaaataaggaagtggaagaagatttaagaagagaggagaaaggatttAGTGGGAATAGGAATATGAAGAACCCTGAAATAAGACCGTgataagagatggaaggaaagaagaagaaaggaaagaagaagaaaggaaagaagagcggAAGGATGTAAACTGTGatgatgagagaatgaaagagtgaaggaagggagagaaagagaatgagagaaagaaagagagcataAGGAAGAgagcatggaggaagaagaagcagtagcagaagaggataaaggaaggagggagggagagaaaggaaaagcgaAAGACGTATTGAGAGGTATGAAGTGTTTACTTAAATTACATATCTGACACTTGAGGTTTTGTGGACATACTGGAACTGGAGGGTGAAGAAACAAGGCtgaggaaagagaacgagagatagatagagatagatagatagagggagagagagaaggatggagcggaaacaaaaaaaagatggaggaggcagaagaagaggggataaaaaggagatgaaaagagaaaggaaagagaatggaagtcggagaaaatgatgaaaatggaGCAATGAAAAAATGAGAAGCGGGAAATCAactgaaaaaggggaaaaggagagagagagagagagagagagagagagagagagagagagagagagagagagagagagagagagagagagatgaataaaagaTGAATGTGGAAAGAGAGCGTAGGAGACAAAATGGAAaagaatagacagatagatacaaagacagataaatgcatagatgaatagaaagtgaatgaagaggaaaaaggaagaggaaaaagaaagaggaatcggaggtaaaggaagaggaaggaaaagaggaggaaaaggaggaggaggaggaagaagacaaaacagtGAATAGTAGTCGATATAaatagagaaggaataagaaaaaggaggaaggagaggaggaggaggaggaagaggaggaggaagtgaatggcCGAAGGTGatgggaatagaagaagaagaagaagaggaggagaaggaggaggaggaggaggagtgaacgaGGTTGGTTGGTAATGGCGTGAACTTGGTGACATTGAAATTACGTGCGAaagtttttaataataataataataataataataataataataataataataataataataataataaaaatactactactacaataaacaacattaaaacaataaaaaagttactgcttctctctctctacctgtaatTATCGCCTCTCACCTGTCCTGACCGCGATCCACACTTTGCTTCACCTGGAACGAGTAACCTCAAGGTGGGTCACTGGGCAAAAACTAGACCTTCGGCCCTttaaacttccttccttcctcctcctccttcttcttcttctttttattcttcttcttcctcctcctcctcctcctcctcaactgttGCTACATATTTaccgtttctcttttccttcttcccttttttctttttctctcaaatCGAAGTCTCATTTTAACTAGAGATTTTAATGTAAGCTTTTCTgtctgttagtctctctctctctctctctctctgtgtgtgtgtgtgtgtgtgtgtgtgtgtgtgtgtgtgtacagaccgCCCTTTCACCTCCCGttcttttctccttatatttAATTCTTTGTCCAAATATTTGCCCGGAACTTTtgcatcttcccctcttcctcttcctcttcctcttcctttttctttttttccttgtatttcaaTTTTTGGATttattttccgtctttttttttcttcctttcttcatttttcttcctttcttttcttcttcctcctatcttccttccttccttccttctttccccctttacttcctacctcttccatctctccttttctctcttcatctcttcttaaaATTCCtaaaattcccttccttccttcctttcttcctttccttcatttccttttttcatatcttcacttattttcctcctgcctttcctccatttctccttctccttccttctcttcctcctgtccttccttgtcCTTAGTATTTATGCCTCCTAAGGGCgttgtcctctctccttccctccttccttcctgcttcctcatctttccccatTCCTAATATCAGggtcatttttttcccttatcctttacgattctctctctctcttccttccatttctctatttctttctttttcattttttgtttatttttttctccttcctctctttctgtttcactttatttctctctctctctcgttattctcttctctccttgatatttcctttttccttcctcggtTTCTCTACCCTTTCCTGGTTCCTATTTCATGGTTACTTTATTGAGGTTATGGCGTCTATTGTTTATATTTAAGGACTGCGTATCTTGTCATCTTGTCATTGTTGCTATTCTATTCTTTATTTATCCTTCGCTTAGTCGGTATTTGCTTTcatctttctgcctctcttcctttcttttcttcgtgccttttcatctattcttccatcattccttttttccttcctcccattcgtcACGTTTTGGTCTATTTGCAgtgaacattttttttcattttatttcctctttcccttctcttcgcaaTTTCTTTTTCCcatgcctttcccttctttccttccgtctattTCTGTTCCCTGAGAGCTTTCTAATTACAACGTTTACGGGTCAATGGGTGGATCCAACATAATGGTTTTCTCTTTTAGTAACAGTACGGTTAAAACAGGCCAATACAAGGAATAGCAAAAAGTGAAAGCTATGGAAAGTAACGAAGGAAGAAAACGTGTTAGAAGATGCTGTTGGTTATTGAGTTGATCAGATTAAGAAAGCGAGAGATgtgacgagggagagaaagataggaaaggagatggaacagaaggggaaggaaggagaggagagaacagtaagaagaaaggaaggatagacggaagaagagagggaaggaaggaggatggagataagtatggaaggaagggaaggagggaagatgtttttaaaccttccttcctttcttctttccttccttcctttcccttttcttctcttttctcttcattcctttctttctttctttctccttctttcaaactttccatcctaccttcctttcttccttcctttcttcctttcccttttcttctcttttctcttcattcctttctttctttctttctccttctttcaaactttccatcctaccttcctttcttccttcatttccttcctttcttcctttcccttttcttctcttttctcttcattcctttctttctttctttttccttctttaaaacTTTtcatcttaccttcctttcttcctttcttctttactttcctccatccttccttcccttcttccttccttcctttcccttttcttctcttttctcttcattcctttctttctttcttcttccttctttaaaaGTTTTCatcttaccttcttttcttccttcatttccttccttcctttcttccatccttccttcccttcttccttccttcatttcccttttcttctctcttctcttcattcctttctttctttctttctccttctttcaaacTTTccatcctactttcctttcttccttcccttcctttctttctttcccccctttccccttttctctctctctgtccctccctccctccctccctccctctctttctctctccagttGGGTTTTATCTATCCACTTATCTCGGGCTTTCCtcgctcctccattccttctttcctaaaCCTTTCAAGTCTGGCAAAGGCATCACTTCTTCGTATGtcaatctctctttctttacacTTTTGGGCGACTCATAATTCActtcttttttatgcttttcctcttgtcatattttttttatctgttcatttttttttagatCGCAGTGCaagttggtggtagtagtagtagtagtagtagtagtagtggtagtagtagtagtaatggtggtggtagaagtggtagaagtagtagtagtagtagtagtagtagtagtagcagtagtagtagcagtagtagtagtcattcacacacttttcttaccggcctctctctctctctctctctctctctctctcgtctttccttcacctctctctcgccttttgtcttctcccttcctcctttttttctccttttcttccttcctctcttcctctttcgtgtctttcttcccctcctctttctctgtcttcgcttgtattccttccttccctccttcctttctttcttccacttcttctcccttttttttctaaacttgttcctccgttttcttattctgctttcttcccttcctttttcttctattcttctatcttattctttctctcccccttttcttctcccatctttctttccctccctccctctctctttcctttccttgtggcATCTCTTACTTTATCAATCTTTTTCTGCtgtactcttctttcctctcccttttatcatttcttccttttttcctctttccatcttcttccttcctccctctcgtatgttctcctttccttcactgctaattttctttttcctttttttttcccttcatgctccttctttccttccttcttaattcactgttcattccttctctccttctcttccttcctttcctccttcgtttcctcgtcATTTCTCTTCGTCCCATCTGGTCCTTAACTCtttcttctttgatttctttccttcctttctttccttccttccttccctcttatccaacttcttttctttcctccctccctccgtcccttccttccttccttccttcacttccctactTATCttggtttcttccttccctccctttccttccatccatcatgccctcttctatttgtttctttccctccttctctctcttccttccttccttccttccttccttccttccttccttctttccatccctcccccctccttccctccctccccaatagCAGCTTCCTGACCCTACGGCGATGCTGGCTTCCTgatgaccttgagagagagagagagagagagagagagagagagagagagagagagagagagagagagagagagagagagagagagagagagagagagagagagagcttagctAGGTCATGACCCAGAACAggtaaaactcctcctcctccttctcctcttcctcctcctcctctctgccaaAGTTATCACTCCtataatcatgtgtgtgtgtgtgtgtgtgagagagagagagagagagagagagagagagagagagagagagagagagagagagagagagagagagagagagagagagagagagagagagagagagagagacagagagagagagagagagagagagagagagagagagagagagagagagagagagagagagagagagagagagagagagagagagagagagagagagagagagagagagagagagagagagagagagagagagagagagagagagagagagagagagcatgacaaGGAAAAAGA belongs to Eriocheir sinensis breed Jianghai 21 chromosome 62, ASM2467909v1, whole genome shotgun sequence and includes:
- the LOC126986546 gene encoding uncharacterized protein LOC126986546; this encodes MTFMTLDRLPPMIHCHCVLALRTVTQFRRCYTAHHGQYEKDSNHYPILVPPSPPFIILVPPSPPFIILVPPSPPLIILVPPSPTFRILVPESPPFPILVPPSPPFIILVPPSPPFIILVPPSPPFIILVPPSPPFIILVPPSPPFIILVPPSPPFIIIVPPSPPFIILVSPSPPFIILVPCPHLHHPCAPCPHLHHPCAPSPPFIILVPLSPPSSSLCPVPTSSSLCPVPTPHHPCAPVPTPHHPCAPSPPSSSLCPCPHLHHPCAPVPTLPHPSFIILVPLSPPFPILVPLSPPSLPCAPVPTLPILVPPPPFIILVPRPHPSSSLCPRPHPSPSLCPRPHLHPCAPVPTLHPCALSPPFIILVPRPHPSSSLCPRPHPSSSLCPRPHPSSSFALSPPFIILVPRPHPSSSLCPVPTLHHPCALSPPSSSLCPCPHPSSSLCPCPHPSHPCAPVPTLPHPCVPVPTLPHP